The genomic interval AAAAAGAAGGAAAGAAACGCATGCGTCAAGTGGGCAAAGTAGAAATCCCACAAGAAGCATTTATGGCGGTGTTGAAATTGAATGATTAAGAAGATATATAAAATATTAAAGACGCTAGACTGATTTGGTTTAGCGTCTTTTTTGTTTGCTTTAGTTTGTTCTTTTTCTTCTTTTGTATAAGATTCTATTCCTTTTAGAATTCGAAAGGGAAGTTTCTATTTTACCGAATTGGTAAAGTAACTAACCGAAATACATTCACACTAAAATTGCGAAAAATCAAAAAATAGAAGTTCAAGGAACACCAATTGCGATTTATAGAGGTAATTCTGAAGATTATATTTCCTTAACGGATATTGCACGGTACAAAGATTCTACCAATACTGACATAATCGTTCAAAACTGGATGCGGAATCGCAATACCATTGAATTACTTGGGTTTTGGGAGCAAATGTACAATCTAAATTTTAAACCCCTCGAATTCGAGGGGTTTAAAAAACAAGCTGGATTAAATAGTTTTGTTCTTACACCAAAACGATGGATTGAGACCACAGGTCTATTGGTATTGTTTCAAAATCGGGTCGTTATGGTGGAACCTTTGCACACAAGGATATCGCTTTTGAATTCGCATCTTGGATTTCAATTGAGTTTAAGCTGTATATCATCAAGGAGTTTCAGCGTTTAAAAGAAGAAGAAAGCAGTCGCCTTCAGATTGAATGGAACTTTCAACGAACATTGGCAAAAGTGAACTACAAGATTCACACAGATGCCATTAAGGAAAACCTCATTCCACAGGAATTGAGCAAGAATCAAACGTCACTGGTATATGCGAATGAGGCAGATGTGTTGAATATGGCTCTTTTCGGAATGACAGCCAAGCAATGGCGTGATACAAATCCGAATGACAAAGGAAATATCCGGCATTGTGCAACCATCCAACAATTGGTGGTGTTATCTAATTTAGAAAGCATCAATGCCATGCTCATTGCTCAAGTTATACCACAAAATGAACGGTTAATCCAGCTAAACAAAATTGCAATCACACAAATGAAATCACTGGTGGAAAACCAATTCATCAAGAAACTTGGAAACGAGAAATAATCATCAAAATTTGATATTCAGATCCTTTCACAACCTTTTCGGGTTTTAAAATTGGAATCTAAACCGAATACCGGCCTGAATAAATGGATAAAATCCAGTATTTATTCGATTTGACAAATCTCTGGCAACTCCTCCATGAACGTAATAGCCCAGACCGTTATCCCAATCCACTGAAAATCCAGCATGTAAATTCAATTCGGAAAAAGACTTGTAGCGTTTGTTGTAACTGGATTTGAATTCTGGTCCGGCGTAAATGCCAACACGTGTTGAAAACCGTGTTTTTTTTGCCATTTGCCAAGGATCTAATAAACGGTTTCGCATCATTTCAAAGCTGAAAATCTCAAAACGATAATAAGCCGAATAGTATAAACCAAGTCGGTGGTTAAGCCCCACATTCAACGAAAGTTGGTGCTGTTTCAATTCAAAGTCTAATCCAACCAAAAGAAAGGCTGTAATGGTATCGTTGTGATAAAAAGCATTAATAGTTGGCGAAAAATAAACAGTTACAGGAAAGCTTCCGTCAATTCCAAGGCCGCCGCAACCAAATCCACTATAGTTTCCACCGAGTCCGCCATTGCCTCTTCCTGGACAAAATGAAAACCTTTGTGGTCTTGCGATAGAGACACGTTCTACCTTTTTAATATTGATTTTTGCAAAGAGGTAATTTTCTTTTCGCTTTCCACGTTTTTCTTCCCATTTTAACGTCTCTGTTTTTTCGGTATAACCGTAATTTTTGACCGCGTAATAAGATTCATTTTCATGGATATATTCTTTCGGCACACGAATCTTTAAAATATTCGGACGAAAGAATTTTGTTTTGAGTTGTGTGACACTCATGAGAAAATGATCATCCTTTATTGCTTTTCCGGTAAAAATATTGGTGTCTTTTTTAAACAATTGTTCTTTACAGCCTTCACAGGGTGGTTTTTCTAGATAAAATAATCCGTATTTCTCGTAACTCTCTTTAGGAATCGTGGCTGTTAATCTTTTTTCGCGCCACCATAACATTCCTGTTGTCTCGAGTTTGAAGTTTACTCGCTGCGCAACCGCATTCGTCTTTGACGGATTTTTAAGGTAATAATATTTTCGGGAGGAGAATTCTTTTTCGTCGAGAACTTGTAGGTAAACTACTTTCTTTTTCTTATTTAGTTTTACAGTGATATTACTGTAAGATTCGATGTTTTCATCAACAAAAAAGCATCTGGGATCGTTTTGTTGGATAATCAGTGTGTCCTGATTTTGATTATCCTCCGAATTTTCCGTCCGGTAATAGAAAACGACATCCACACGTCTGCTCAAACTATCTACTTTTCGAGGTAATTCTCCTTTCGATTCTGTGACGATCGAAATAGTGGAACTCAAATATCCTTTAACTGATTTTGCTACTGCTCTAGCCCTTTTTTCAGAAAGCTTTTGATTGGAATCAATGTTCCCAATACTGTCTGAATAACCAATGAATTTTATTTCAATGAGTTCTGTGCAATCCAGATTAGTGAATATTTTTTCGAGCGTTTTATTGGAATAGGTGGAAATCTTATGGCTACCTGTTTTGAAGTAAACAGATTGAGTTTCCTGAGAATATGTAAAGTAAGATAGTAGGAGGAATGGTAGATGTAAAGCCAAACGATGAAACATAGACTGCGTTTTCAACTAATGTCTAATGTTGAAAAAGGTAAACACTAGCTACAACCTTTCCAAGCAAATAGTGCAATAGCTATCCAAACTAATCCTTTAATTAGAAAAAACAAAAAACCAGCTACACCAACGCGCTTTAGCCACTTTTTTCGCTTGAGTGCTTTTTCATCAATCGGCTGATTTGGCGCTGTTTGCTTTTCTTCTTTCATACTATTAAAACGCCCCAACTCCATGTTATTGGATTGTTGGGGCGATTTATTTTTTTAATATCTATTAATCTTCATCGTCTTCTGCTGCTTCTTCCTCAGGAGCATCATCGTAAGAATCGTCTTCGTCGTCATCAGTAGATTCATCATCATCCCCTTTCGCGTCAACGGCGTCGAAATCTTCTTCGAAGTCTTCTTCATCATCGTCTACGGAAGGTGATTTAACAGTTGTTTTCGGAAGTTTAACCAAATAAACAATCTCTTCCGTTTCCCATAACAAAGAATCAAAAATTTCTCCTGTAATTGGATTTGTCATTTTGCTTGTATTTCCAGAAAAACCATCTGGAAAAGCAATTAATAATTGTTTCTTCTGATCGATATTCAGCTTATCATAGCTAATGATTGACTTTTTTTTCGACATGCCTATTATATTTCTAATTTGATGATACGATTAATTGGAATCAATACAAGTTGTTTCAATACGATTGCTACATCTGTCACTGCCCAAATAGTTGTATTTACAACTTTCTCTCCTTTATCGTCTGCAAAGTAAATCTTTACTTTATAATGTTCCAAATTTCCAAGAGAAATTGCGCGATTAACATCTGCTTTGCGAATGGTAATCAAATCTACATCTTCCAAAACTTCTTCTTTTGGAAAATGAAGGCTTGCAACATCTTCTTTTTCAATTTGAACAAAATTACTAATGTCCATTTCCATATTTTTAGCAAAATTAAATGAATTGATGAATTGAAAAGGGAGTTTTCGACTAAACTTATAAAAAAACATTTAAACGATAAAATGTTTAATACTTTTTAAACAAAAAAGACCCATGAATCATGAGTCTTTAAAACTGTTTAGTAGTGTTTTAGTTTGTATGTTGCGTGTGAACAATCAATTTTAAATGAAAATCAGGTTGTTTCTAAGTTTTTTATTTGGTAAGTCTTTGACGGTGATAGAACTGTATACTCTTCAATAAAACTAGAAATGAAAAAACTGCCTCTCCATGCAGTGATTTCCGTTTCAACTTAACCTAACATAGAAAACAACCTGATTCCATTCTCCTTATTTCCTCTCCTAAGATAGCTAGCTATCTTAAACAGAGTTCAACTAATGAATAAATACTGCATTTGAATGAATATTTTGCAGAAACAAGTTAACTGAGCATTAAAGTTTATCCAAAATTTGGAAAAAGATATCTCGCTTTGCGGGTGACAACGGAACCTCAGAACCATCCTTCATCACTACAGCCCCACCATTTCCTTTGTCATATCTATCCACAAAATTCAAGTTGATTAAATGGGATTGTTGAACGCGTAAAAAATTGTGACCTGTCAACAAGGTTTCATAGTCTTTCAAAGTTCTTGAAACCAAAATTTTCTTGCCTTCCGTTAAAAAGAATGAGGTATAATTTCGATCTGCTTCACACCGAATAATGTGGTCTAAATCTACAACGTGAACACTTTCTTGGGTTTTCAACACCAATCTTCGTTTTTGACTAGGTTGAATATTCTGTTGAAGTGCTTCAAATTGAGGCTCTTGTTTGGTTTCATTGTCCTTCATGGATTCCAAAGCACGTTCTAAAGCACCTTTTAATTCTTCTGGATCAACGGGTTTTAAAATATAATCAAGGGCTGAGAATTTAATCGCTTTGATTGCAAATTCTTCATGAGCTGTAATGAAAATCACTTCAAAATCTTTCTCGGGAACGGCTTTCAATAAATCAAATCCCGTTCCATCTGGCATTTGAATATCTAAAAACACCAAATCAGGTTTAATTTCTTGAATAGCAGCCAAACCTGATTGTACGTTTTCACCTACTGGAAAGGTTTGAATATCAAATTCAAATGATTCGATCATTTTAGCAATCAATTCGCGTGTTCGTTGCTCATCATCAATGATTAATACTTTTTTCATGTTCTCGTTGAAGTAATTTTTGGAAAGATAAATATTTAATGGGAAAAATGGTTCAAATGGTTCAAATGGTTCAAATGGTTCAAATGAACTCTTAATTAATAACTCGTTATGAATACGTAAGTCTCTTGAACTCTTTTGAACGTTTCAACTATTGAACTTTCTTATCCGTTCCCTCCTTCGGTTCTGTAAGGCAAATAGATGTTAACCAAAGTTCCTGTTTCCTCTTCTTTATCGTAATCTTCCATTTCCATACGGCCCAGAATCTTGTATTTATAGCTCAGATTATTGATTCTATCTTGGGTGATTTTCATCGCCATGCTTTTATGTTCGGCACTTTTCTTATTGTTTTTGGAGCCTTTTCGTCCAATTCCATTGTCTTCAATCATCACATGAAGCATTTCTTCATCTTTTGTAAACCGCACATGGATAAATCCACCCTCAATGGTGTGTAATTGACCATGCTCGATAGCGTTTTCGATAAATGGTTGCGTAATCATGGGAGGAATAATTGCTTCCTCGTCCAATAGTTGATCATTCACGCTCACTTCGTAGGTGAAGCGATCTCCGAAGCGCAATTTTTGTGTTTCCAAATACTTATTCAAGATGTCGATCTCTGTGGCTAATGAGATAAATTCTTTGGAGGAATTTTCGAGAATCAAACGCATCAACTTGGAGAAATTAATGAGGAATTTGGTCGAATTCTTAGTGTCATTCTCGTAAATATAGCTTTGAATTACCGACATGGCATTGAACACAAAATGCGGATTCATTTGTGAACGTAACAATGTTTGATTCATTTCTGCTTCTTGTTGCAATTGACGGATATTTCGTTGTTTCAATCGGTAATACAGGATAAAAGATGCCAATGCTAAAACCACTAAAAATCCAATAATAATGTAGGTTTGGAAGATGTTTTTCAACTCGGTATTCTCTTTTTGTTTTCGCTGTAACTCGATAGAATCGGCTTGAGTAGCAATTAATCGCTCCCGCTGCTCCGAACGATACAACTCAGATAATTCAGCAATTTTCGCACTTACTTCAACAATTCGGGCGCTATCCGTAAAATCTGAATACATGTTTAAATAGCGGTATGCTAATTTCATATCGCCAGTTTTCTTGTACACATCTGCAATTTCCTTGTAGGAGGGATAAACACCTCCATTATACCCATAATTTGTGCGAATTTCGATGGAACGATTCAAGTAGTTTAGTGCATTTTTATACTTCCCCTGTTCGGCAAAAACAGTTCCTACTAAATGATAGACACTCGCAATTTCTGATCGATTTGCAGCGGACTCAAAATAAACCAATGCCATGTTGTAATACCGCAATGCTTCATCGTATTTTCTTTGCTCATTATAACTATTACCTAAAAATTTATGTGCTAAACCTAATCCGTCTTGATCGTTGAATGAATGCAAAATCAACACAGCGCTTTTCAGTTCTTTGATTGCTTCATCGTACTCCTTTTTGGCTAATTTCACCAAACCCATGTCAATGTTTGCTAATCCAACTAATCGTTTATCTCGGATTCTCCAAGCTGTTTCACGCGATTGAATGAAAAACACATTCGCATTGTCGTAATTGAAAATCTGATACTGAGATTCTCCAATTTCTCGTTGATATTGAGCCACTTGTGGCAAGTCTCCCGCGTCTTTTGCCAATTGTAAGGCGATGAAATTTTTAGAAACAGATAACTCAACTTGTCCAAAAAAGCTATAAATCAAAGCCTGCATATTCATGCACTTAGCCATTAGAGGCTTGTCGGAAGAGCGACGGGCATATTGAATCGATGTTTCAGCATAATCCAAAGAGGCATCTCGTTTGTTTTGCTCCATGCTTAACTTTGCCAATAATCGATTTGTTTCGCCAATCAAAGCATAGTTGCGAACTTGTTTTGAAAAACGTAAAGCTTCATCCAAATAAACGGTTGCTTGTTCGAATTCACGGTAAGCGGTGTGATATTCACCCAATAAATGGAAAATATTTACCTGATTTAACTTCGAATTTGTTCGCGACAAATAAGGTTGCAATTGAAGAATTTTCGCGTAATAAGCAGACTTATTTCCTTGAAGTGCTTCTATGCGCAAATCGTAAATCAATGCTTGAAGTTTCGCAGAATCCGATTCTATTCTACTTGCTTCGATGATTGCATAGCGAATTGAATCTGCCTTTTGGACATTGTTCATTTGGTAATACTTACCAAGCGCAACTTGTCGCCAGAATTTTTTGGTATTGTCTTTTTCTCTTAGATAAGCGTTTCGATAAGTTGCTTCATCCCAATTGTCCGCTACTGCATTATTTGAATAAACAAAGCAAAGGAGAAGCAACGAAAAGGAGAGAAAATATCGAAACATGGACTAAAAATAGCTTTTTTCACATAGAATCAAATTCTCTTCTGTGAATAGACTCACAAAAAAGAATCAAATCTTGCTAAAACTACTTCACTCATAAAATTGTTTTTATCCTCCATAAGCTTCGCAGCCTCGGTGTTTTCTCACTTTTGATTTTTTGCGTTTTTTAGGTTTGAACTCTTTTTTTGTGTTTGTAGAGGCTTTCATTTCTAAAACAGATTTGCTTTGATTAGAAAGTTGTTCAGCAGCATTTGCAGAACCTGAAGTTCCAAAAAGGAAGCTAAGAGCGAAAATCGCGATGGAAATACGGAGAGTCATAAGCTTTGTTTTTATTTATAATCTAAATAACATCAAAAATTAGTTTAGTTACACCGATTTCTTATCACCTGCGGATAAAAATGTGTCATTGGCTATAAATAGGTCTATTTTGGTATCTTTGTGCCTCTTTTTAGCGAAGTTAAAAGCATGGAATATAATTTTAATGAAATCGAGCGCAAATGGCGCAAATATTGGGCAGATCACAAAACGTTTGCTGCTGAAGACAACTCTGTTAAACCCAAATACTACGTGTTGGATATGTTCCCATATCCGTCTGGAGCTGGTTTGCACGTTGGTCACCCACTCGGTTACATTGCATCTGATATCTATGCACGCTACAAACGCTTAAGAGGATACAATGTCTTGCATCCAATGGGGTATGATTCATTCGGACTTCCTGCAGAGCAATATGCAATACAGACAGGACAACATCCTGCAATTACAACCGAACAAAACATTGCTCGTTACCGCGATCAATTGGATAAAATCGGTTTTTCATTTGATTGGGACAGAGAAGTTCGCACTTCTTCACCCGAATATTACAAGTGGACACAGTGGATATTTAA from Fluviicola taffensis DSM 16823 carries:
- a CDS encoding OmpA family protein, producing MFHRLALHLPFLLLSYFTYSQETQSVYFKTGSHKISTYSNKTLEKIFTNLDCTELIEIKFIGYSDSIGNIDSNQKLSEKRARAVAKSVKGYLSSTISIVTESKGELPRKVDSLSRRVDVVFYYRTENSEDNQNQDTLIIQQNDPRCFFVDENIESYSNITVKLNKKKKVVYLQVLDEKEFSSRKYYYLKNPSKTNAVAQRVNFKLETTGMLWWREKRLTATIPKESYEKYGLFYLEKPPCEGCKEQLFKKDTNIFTGKAIKDDHFLMSVTQLKTKFFRPNILKIRVPKEYIHENESYYAVKNYGYTEKTETLKWEEKRGKRKENYLFAKINIKKVERVSIARPQRFSFCPGRGNGGLGGNYSGFGCGGLGIDGSFPVTVYFSPTINAFYHNDTITAFLLVGLDFELKQHQLSLNVGLNHRLGLYYSAYYRFEIFSFEMMRNRLLDPWQMAKKTRFSTRVGIYAGPEFKSSYNKRYKSFSELNLHAGFSVDWDNGLGYYVHGGVARDLSNRINTGFYPFIQAGIRFRFQF
- a CDS encoding LytR/AlgR family response regulator transcription factor, translating into MKKVLIIDDEQRTRELIAKMIESFEFDIQTFPVGENVQSGLAAIQEIKPDLVFLDIQMPDGTGFDLLKAVPEKDFEVIFITAHEEFAIKAIKFSALDYILKPVDPEELKGALERALESMKDNETKQEPQFEALQQNIQPSQKRRLVLKTQESVHVVDLDHIIRCEADRNYTSFFLTEGKKILVSRTLKDYETLLTGHNFLRVQQSHLINLNFVDRYDKGNGGAVVMKDGSEVPLSPAKRDIFFQILDKL
- a CDS encoding tetratricopeptide repeat-containing sensor histidine kinase translates to MFRYFLSFSLLLLCFVYSNNAVADNWDEATYRNAYLREKDNTKKFWRQVALGKYYQMNNVQKADSIRYAIIEASRIESDSAKLQALIYDLRIEALQGNKSAYYAKILQLQPYLSRTNSKLNQVNIFHLLGEYHTAYREFEQATVYLDEALRFSKQVRNYALIGETNRLLAKLSMEQNKRDASLDYAETSIQYARRSSDKPLMAKCMNMQALIYSFFGQVELSVSKNFIALQLAKDAGDLPQVAQYQREIGESQYQIFNYDNANVFFIQSRETAWRIRDKRLVGLANIDMGLVKLAKKEYDEAIKELKSAVLILHSFNDQDGLGLAHKFLGNSYNEQRKYDEALRYYNMALVYFESAANRSEIASVYHLVGTVFAEQGKYKNALNYLNRSIEIRTNYGYNGGVYPSYKEIADVYKKTGDMKLAYRYLNMYSDFTDSARIVEVSAKIAELSELYRSEQRERLIATQADSIELQRKQKENTELKNIFQTYIIIGFLVVLALASFILYYRLKQRNIRQLQQEAEMNQTLLRSQMNPHFVFNAMSVIQSYIYENDTKNSTKFLINFSKLMRLILENSSKEFISLATEIDILNKYLETQKLRFGDRFTYEVSVNDQLLDEEAIIPPMITQPFIENAIEHGQLHTIEGGFIHVRFTKDEEMLHVMIEDNGIGRKGSKNNKKSAEHKSMAMKITQDRINNLSYKYKILGRMEMEDYDKEEETGTLVNIYLPYRTEGGNG